CCTTGCCTTTCAATGTAGGAATTTTGTGAGTGTCAAGGATGGTGATAAAGAGAAGGATGCGGAAGCAGTTCAGGCTGCGGTTTTGTCTGGGTTGGAGAAGATAAAAGGGAATGGGAAACGAGTGGTTCAGGGTGAGGAGAGCGAGGATGATGAGGATGAGAGTGAGACTTCGGATTCTGAGGTGGATTCGGAGATTGAGAAGATTATTGCTGCGAGGTATGGTAAGAAGAAGAGTAGTACTCTGGGGAAGTCATCTAGGAAGAAGGAGGACTCTGATGACGATGGTTCAGATTCTGGGAGGAAGAAGAGAGGAAGGTCGAAGAAAAGGAGGAGTAAGAAGAGGGGAAGTAGCGATTCAGAGGACGGGGATGAGGATAGGAGGAAGAGTAGGAAGgagaaaaggaggaagaagaacgAGTCATCAGATGAAGAGGATGATCGGCAACGCCGTAAGAGGAAGAGTAGGAAGGAAAAGAGGAGAAGGAGAAGTCATCGGCATTCTGATGATTCTGACTCAGATGAGCATGAGCATTCTGGTCGAAGGCACAAGCAGAAGAGCAGGAAGGCATCATCTTTGTCTGATCCTGATGCCTCTGGCTCTGATGATCCTCGGGTGGGAAGAGATACAAAGCGTTCTGAGAAGAAGATCAGGAAACGCCATCATGAAGATGATGAGTGATTACGAAAGGTAACCTCTCATTCTTTAAGTTCAAGTCAAACACTCTAATCCTTGTCTATTTCGTTTATACCTTTTCGATTTGAACCTGCGGGCAATATCCTTGGAAAAGCGTAAACACTCGTTGTGTCTTTTATGCTTCGCTGTCCCTTCTCTGCATTGTATCTGTCAACGCATATTTCTTATCTCATAAATTGTTTAATAAGGTGGTTTGGGCACGTACTTGAGCGCTTGCTTTTTACTCGTGGCTGGATAGCATAATACTATTAGGTTCCTCTTGGCACGAGTTTCTGAGCAATCGAACTGATAGTGTCAGAAATTTGAGGTGCTTTGGCTTTGGCAAGTTTTAATAGGTAGCATACAAATGTAATCAGCGAGTTGAGTTGAGCTTAAGTGGATGGAAATGAGGAGTTGAAATTTTCTTATTAGGCTGTAAATCAATATGTTATGGATACTGCCGTCTCATCAATGAAAAGTGTAGTGCATCTAATTTGGTGGGAGAGACAGAGGGGGGCATCACCATGTTACCTCCTTGTGTTATTGCTTAGCCCTTTCATTTCAATCAAAGTTTCTGCCCACTCCAGCATCTCCTAAAGTTATTATTCGGTAATCTTTTCCGTGTATTCCAGTAAAGTCTATAGTCACTTATCAGCCCTGCATTTTCAGATGACTTTTGGCTACCAAAACAATTCCAATGAGTGTTTTCTTATCCCGAGGAATTGAAAGCCCTTCTCTTGGAATATAACAGCCTGTTTAGATGGGGTTTTAACGGCAAAACATGAAGGATAAGGGTGGAAAGATAGCTTTTAATCCAATTTTGGACAAGTtgggctggaaaaaaaaatagaggggaGCCAAGCGAATCAGAGACTCAAAACATTTTAATCAATCTTTACTGAATGTCTGCTTTTCccatgtaaaaatttaaaactttgaaTCTATTCATTCATCTATTTGGTTGCATGATTTAAGATACTATTTTTCACGAGCAGACTATATTAAATTTCAGGATGAAGACTGCTTTGGAAAAGGATTTACTCAATCgcttatggtaaaaaaaattccGTTTTGCAGTACCATGGAGATGGTGATTGTCTACAAGATTCTAGGTATAAGTCAGCTGCAGTGGACGGACTGGAGCGCTGTTTATTTGTTGTCTTTGTTATCCGAGTTTGCGAATATTTATCTATTCcagatgtttta
This genomic interval from Populus alba chromosome 1, ASM523922v2, whole genome shotgun sequence contains the following:
- the LOC118039052 gene encoding CAX-interacting protein 4 gives rise to the protein MPATAGRVRMPANNRVHSSAALQTHGIWQSAIGYDPYAPNKDDSKKSSQEKSSTAEPEGENAYASFQGLLALARITSSNADEARGACKRCGRVGHLAFQCRNFVSVKDGDKEKDAEAVQAAVLSGLEKIKGNGKRVVQGEESEDDEDESETSDSEVDSEIEKIIAARYGKKKSSTLGKSSRKKEDSDDDGSDSGRKKRGRSKKRRSKKRGSSDSEDGDEDRRKSRKEKRRKKNESSDEEDDRQRRKRKSRKEKRRRRSHRHSDDSDSDEHEHSGRRHKQKSRKASSLSDPDASGSDDPRVGRDTKRSEKKIRKRHHEDDE